Proteins encoded together in one Bacteroidota bacterium window:
- a CDS encoding patatin-like phospholipase family protein, translating into MRLISLLLALLTFSGAFAQDAEPQTAEPQTAEPQTAEPQTAEPQTAARPTVGLVLSGGSAKGIAHIGAIRVLEDAGIPVDVVAGTSMGAVVGSLYAIGYTPDVMEAIVTSRDWTGLFTDAVDRRDTGLGRRLSEGRTVLALPIEDGAVALPTGLVAGQRILALLQRLTWPVATERDFRAFPRPFATVVVDAETGDGVRLDAGSLPLAVRGSMSLPTLFEPVEIGRQRYIDGGFARNLPAEDAEALGADVLVCVDVSAADTTAAAETTFLDILVDAAFYAADRELVAQRARCDLTIDPDVNGLSSFDFDAGAEWIARGAAAAEAQRPVLEALAARLGNPEPRRPPPPEVAPRRIEEVVVQGVTGVEARVLRRGLEETLGRSLVGPDDLDQAIAQLYATGFFQLITYQLDEYQLDEAANGGVVLTIDARPKNRDRLGFGFRFDTEYGAALLFELTLRNRLFFGSVTQMEVRLGEQTQLQARYLAGFGSRVPWTVTGLGSYLRLPLNFFAGSDRAIAAGTGQLLSAGVYTGPTLFGDVLTGVGPTLTYVRSSPSIGVDSLEATAEAYLSLSGFALTDTRDRPDYARRGALAFATADWAPGVGATFRRVAVSGEAAVALSPQVSLVGRGAVVQAWGTPTDDQRVYLGGIEVTSLLPGRFYPLYGAQDQELAGEDAVIGAVGVQVEVPRGVLLRGLFDAGWTGDRIVIGGNDYRLGYAVSAGVLTLAGPAELVLAGEAFEGRPRLFFRFGRVF; encoded by the coding sequence ATGCGGTTGATCTCCCTCCTGCTCGCTCTGCTCACCTTCTCCGGTGCCTTTGCCCAAGACGCAGAGCCCCAGACGGCAGAGCCCCAGACGGCAGAGCCCCAGACGGCAGAGCCCCAGACGGCAGAGCCCCAGACGGCAGCGCGTCCAACGGTCGGGCTCGTGCTCTCGGGCGGCTCGGCGAAGGGCATCGCCCACATCGGCGCGATCCGTGTGCTCGAAGACGCGGGCATCCCCGTGGACGTGGTGGCGGGCACCAGCATGGGCGCTGTCGTGGGCAGCCTCTATGCGATTGGCTACACACCGGATGTGATGGAGGCCATCGTGACCTCGCGCGACTGGACGGGGCTCTTCACCGACGCCGTCGACCGCCGTGATACGGGGCTCGGCCGCCGCCTTAGCGAGGGGCGTACGGTGCTCGCGCTGCCCATCGAGGACGGCGCCGTGGCGCTGCCGACGGGGCTGGTCGCGGGCCAGCGCATCCTGGCGCTGCTGCAGCGGCTCACGTGGCCCGTCGCCACCGAGCGCGACTTCCGGGCGTTCCCGCGCCCCTTCGCCACGGTGGTCGTGGATGCTGAAACGGGCGATGGTGTTCGGCTGGATGCGGGCTCGCTGCCGCTAGCCGTGCGCGGCTCGATGTCGCTGCCCACGCTCTTCGAGCCTGTCGAGATCGGCCGGCAGCGCTACATCGACGGCGGCTTCGCGCGCAACCTCCCCGCCGAGGACGCCGAGGCGCTCGGGGCCGACGTGCTCGTTTGCGTGGACGTCTCCGCCGCCGACACGACCGCTGCCGCGGAGACGACGTTCCTCGACATCCTCGTGGACGCCGCGTTCTACGCCGCCGACCGCGAGCTCGTCGCCCAGCGCGCGCGCTGCGACCTCACCATCGATCCGGACGTGAACGGGCTCTCGTCGTTCGACTTCGACGCTGGGGCGGAGTGGATCGCGCGTGGCGCCGCCGCCGCCGAGGCGCAGCGTCCGGTGCTGGAGGCCCTCGCGGCGCGGCTCGGCAACCCAGAGCCTCGACGGCCGCCGCCGCCCGAGGTGGCGCCGCGCCGCATCGAGGAGGTCGTCGTGCAAGGCGTCACCGGCGTGGAGGCGCGGGTGCTGCGCCGGGGCCTGGAGGAGACGCTCGGCCGCAGCCTCGTCGGCCCCGACGACCTCGACCAAGCCATCGCGCAGCTCTACGCCACCGGGTTCTTCCAACTCATCACCTACCAGCTCGACGAGTACCAGCTCGACGAGGCCGCGAACGGCGGCGTGGTGCTCACCATCGACGCGCGGCCGAAGAACCGCGACCGGCTGGGCTTTGGCTTCCGCTTCGACACCGAGTACGGGGCCGCGCTGCTCTTCGAGCTGACGCTGCGCAACCGGCTCTTCTTTGGCAGCGTGACCCAGATGGAAGTACGCCTCGGCGAGCAGACGCAGCTCCAGGCGCGCTACCTCGCTGGCTTCGGCAGCCGCGTACCGTGGACGGTGACTGGACTGGGCAGCTACCTCCGGCTCCCCCTCAACTTCTTCGCGGGCAGCGACCGGGCCATTGCGGCGGGCACAGGACAGTTGCTCAGCGCGGGCGTGTACACGGGCCCCACGCTGTTCGGGGACGTGCTGACGGGCGTGGGTCCGACGCTGACCTACGTGCGCAGTTCGCCGAGCATCGGCGTGGATTCGCTGGAGGCGACGGCGGAGGCCTACCTGTCGCTCTCGGGCTTCGCGCTCACCGACACGCGCGACCGCCCCGACTATGCCCGGCGCGGCGCGCTCGCGTTCGCCACCGCGGACTGGGCGCCGGGCGTCGGGGCCACCTTCCGGCGCGTCGCGGTGAGCGGCGAGGCTGCGGTGGCGCTCTCGCCACAGGTGTCGCTGGTGGGGCGCGGGGCGGTCGTGCAAGCCTGGGGCACGCCGACGGACGACCAGCGCGTCTACCTCGGCGGCATCGAGGTAACGAGTCTGCTGCCTGGGCGCTTCTACCCGCTCTACGGGGCACAGGACCAGGAATTAGCGGGCGAGGACGCTGTGATCGGCGCCGTGGGCGTGCAGGTGGAGGTCCCGCGCGGCGTGCTCCTGCGGGGGCTCTTCGACGCAGGCTGGACCGGCGACCGGATCGTCATCGGGGGGAACGACTACCGCCTCGGCTACGCGGTGTCGGCCGGGGTGCTCACGCTCGCCGGGCCCGCCGAACTCGTGCTCGCTGGCGAGGCGTTCGAAGGCCGCCCTCGCCTCTTCTTCCGCTTCGGGCGCGTGTTCTGA
- a CDS encoding cation:proton antiporter produces the protein MIELLWICAAFGLGFVARLMHLPPLIGYLVTGFLLYTVGVANGPIIQQFADLGVTLLLFTIGLKLRIRGLLRPHVWGVGVVHMGLVTVLIGLALFGLSVVLPGLSLLGDFTISTALLLGFALSYSSTVFAVKVLEDKGEMGTIYGQAAIGILIIQDLIAVVFLAVSAGKTPTLWALLLLGALVPLRWVLLRILHRTGHEELLILFGLALAVGSYEGFELVGIKGDLGALIVGAMLAGDAKARELAERLLGFKDFFLVGFFISIGLNGIPTAEAVLVAVLLVVLVPVKSLLFFDLFTRFRLRSRSSFLATLSLSNYSEFGLIIAVVAVSAGWVAEAWLLTIALALALSFVLAAPINLTAHALYDRIHAWLNRFQRPTRLPEEEEVVIGDATVLVFGMGRVGSGAYDYLQGHSQERVLGLDMDGSTVAQQQEHGRAAIQASALDSDFWDRLQLDQSAVHLVMLAMPQLEENLFAAEKLSSLGYGGRIAAIVKYGEDRDALQAAGVDHIYNFYTEAGAGFAADAFEALAT, from the coding sequence ATGATCGAACTCCTATGGATCTGCGCGGCGTTCGGGTTGGGCTTCGTGGCCCGCCTGATGCACCTCCCCCCGCTGATCGGCTACCTGGTGACGGGCTTTCTGCTGTACACGGTGGGCGTTGCCAACGGACCCATCATCCAGCAGTTTGCCGACCTCGGGGTGACGCTGCTGCTGTTCACCATCGGGCTGAAGCTGCGCATCCGGGGGTTGCTGCGCCCGCACGTGTGGGGCGTGGGCGTTGTCCATATGGGGCTGGTGACCGTCTTGATCGGGCTGGCGCTCTTTGGGCTCTCGGTGGTGCTGCCGGGGCTCTCGCTGCTGGGTGACTTCACCATCAGTACGGCGCTTCTGCTCGGCTTTGCGCTGAGCTATTCGAGCACCGTGTTCGCGGTCAAGGTACTGGAGGACAAGGGCGAGATGGGCACCATCTATGGGCAGGCCGCCATCGGCATCCTGATCATCCAGGACCTCATAGCGGTGGTGTTTCTGGCGGTGTCTGCCGGCAAGACCCCGACGCTCTGGGCGCTGCTGTTGCTGGGGGCGCTGGTGCCGCTGCGCTGGGTGCTGCTCCGCATTCTGCACCGGACCGGCCACGAGGAACTGCTCATCCTGTTTGGGCTAGCCCTCGCGGTGGGGAGCTACGAAGGCTTCGAACTGGTCGGCATCAAGGGCGATCTGGGGGCGCTGATCGTAGGCGCGATGTTGGCTGGCGACGCCAAGGCCCGCGAGCTAGCGGAGAGGCTGTTGGGCTTCAAGGACTTCTTCCTCGTCGGCTTCTTTATCAGCATCGGACTCAACGGCATCCCCACGGCCGAGGCCGTCTTGGTCGCCGTGCTGCTGGTCGTGTTGGTGCCCGTGAAGTCGCTGCTGTTCTTCGATCTGTTTACGCGGTTTCGCCTGCGGAGCCGGAGTTCGTTCCTCGCCACGCTGAGCCTGTCGAACTACAGCGAGTTCGGGCTCATCATCGCTGTGGTGGCGGTGTCGGCGGGGTGGGTCGCCGAGGCGTGGCTGCTCACGATAGCGCTGGCGCTGGCGCTGTCGTTTGTACTGGCGGCGCCTATCAATCTGACGGCCCACGCCCTCTACGACCGGATCCACGCATGGCTCAACCGCTTCCAGCGCCCCACGCGGCTGCCTGAAGAGGAAGAGGTCGTCATCGGCGACGCCACGGTGCTGGTGTTCGGAATGGGACGCGTCGGGAGCGGGGCCTACGACTACCTGCAGGGGCACAGCCAGGAGCGCGTGCTGGGCCTCGACATGGACGGCAGCACCGTGGCTCAGCAGCAGGAGCACGGCCGCGCCGCCATTCAGGCCAGCGCCCTCGACTCCGACTTCTGGGACCGCCTGCAGCTCGACCAAAGCGCGGTCCACCTGGTAATGCTGGCGATGCCGCAGTTGGAGGAGAACCTCTTTGCGGCGGAGAAGCTGAGCAGCCTGGGCTACGGAGGCCGGATCGCCGCCATCGTGAAGTACGGCGAAGACCGCGACGCCCTCCAGGCCGCCGGCGTCGATCACATCTACAACTTCTACACCGAGGCTGGCGCGGGCTTCGCGGCCGACGCCTTCGAAGCGTTGGCGACATAG
- a CDS encoding integron integrase: MSAQKPKLLQQVRLVCRTRHLSRATEKAYVGWIKRYVLFHGTCHPRSLTGAHVRQYLEHLATNRQVAASTQNQALNALVFLYRRVLNQPLGDIGPFQRAKRPKRLPVVLTRAEVRSVLGALSGVDHLIVSLLYGSGLRLHEALRLRVKDLDFGQHQLLVRDGKGAKDRVTLLPPPVALPLQRHLRRVRARHNRDLAEGYGAVELPTALARKYPNAPLDWRWQYVFPSARRARSPEARRTHRHYRSPSSVQKAIALATHAAALSKRVTSHTFRHSFATHLIEAGYDLRTVQELLGHKSVRTTQIYTHVLNQHHLGVRSPLEALVP; the protein is encoded by the coding sequence GTGTCTGCGCAAAAGCCGAAACTCCTTCAGCAAGTTCGCCTAGTCTGCCGCACCCGCCACCTGAGCCGCGCCACCGAGAAGGCCTACGTCGGATGGATTAAGCGGTACGTCCTCTTCCACGGCACTTGCCACCCGCGTTCGCTCACCGGCGCCCACGTACGGCAGTATCTCGAACACCTCGCCACTAACAGGCAGGTTGCCGCCAGCACGCAGAACCAGGCGCTCAACGCCCTCGTGTTTCTCTACCGCCGAGTCTTAAACCAGCCACTCGGTGACATCGGCCCGTTTCAGCGGGCCAAGCGCCCCAAACGTCTCCCGGTCGTGCTGACCCGCGCCGAGGTGCGGTCCGTGCTCGGCGCCCTCTCCGGGGTCGACCACCTCATCGTATCGCTCCTCTACGGGTCCGGCCTTCGGCTCCACGAAGCGCTCCGCCTCCGGGTCAAAGACCTCGACTTCGGCCAGCACCAGCTCCTTGTTCGGGACGGCAAGGGAGCGAAGGACCGCGTGACCCTGCTTCCACCCCCTGTTGCCCTCCCTCTCCAACGCCACCTGCGGCGCGTCCGCGCTCGCCACAATCGCGACCTCGCCGAAGGCTATGGGGCCGTCGAACTGCCCACGGCGCTCGCCCGGAAATACCCCAACGCTCCACTCGACTGGCGGTGGCAGTACGTCTTTCCCTCAGCCCGGCGCGCTCGTTCGCCCGAGGCACGCCGAACCCACCGGCACTACCGCTCGCCCTCGTCGGTGCAAAAGGCGATCGCCCTCGCTACGCACGCGGCGGCGCTCTCCAAACGCGTCACGAGCCACACCTTCCGTCACTCGTTTGCGACGCACCTCATCGAGGCAGGCTACGACCTCCGCACTGTCCAAGAGTTGCTCGGCCACAAGAGCGTCCGCACGACGCAGATCTATACCCACGTCCTCAACCAGCACCACCTGGGCGTCCGCAGCCCGCTTGAAGCACTCGTGCCCTAA
- a CDS encoding PPC domain-containing protein, with protein sequence MHRFLLFLLALALALPAAAQDFSGSLDDTDDTRENDAYYETYTFEAEADDEVRVRMESSAFDTYLIVYGPTDEEYYNDDFEGTSVSQIEFAAPMTGTYTIWATSYAAESTGDYTVDVTTTAFVVAEEISGRLDPADKQSIKGEYFDSMTVTAPASGQFYVELRALGFDGYLRVVGPSGEMWRNDDYGDGGGYRLSRVGPLSGDGGQWQIDVTTYGTEEVGAYDIRVLTPGE encoded by the coding sequence ATGCATCGCTTCCTGCTCTTCCTCCTCGCGCTCGCGCTGGCCCTCCCGGCCGCCGCGCAGGACTTCTCCGGCTCCCTCGACGACACCGACGACACCCGCGAAAACGACGCCTACTACGAGACGTACACCTTCGAGGCCGAGGCCGACGACGAGGTCCGCGTTCGCATGGAATCCTCGGCCTTCGACACCTACCTGATCGTCTACGGCCCGACCGACGAGGAGTACTACAACGACGACTTCGAGGGCACGTCGGTCTCCCAGATCGAGTTCGCCGCGCCGATGACGGGCACCTATACCATCTGGGCTACGTCGTACGCCGCCGAGTCCACGGGCGACTACACGGTCGATGTCACGACGACGGCCTTCGTGGTCGCCGAGGAGATCAGCGGCCGCCTCGACCCCGCCGACAAGCAGTCGATCAAGGGCGAGTACTTCGACTCGATGACCGTCACCGCGCCCGCCTCGGGGCAGTTCTACGTCGAGCTCCGCGCGCTCGGCTTCGACGGCTACCTCCGCGTCGTCGGCCCGAGCGGCGAGATGTGGCGCAACGACGACTACGGCGATGGCGGCGGCTACCGGCTCTCCCGCGTCGGCCCGCTCAGCGGCGACGGCGGCCAGTGGCAGATCGACGTGACGACCTATGGCACCGAGGAGGTCGGCGCCTACGACATCCGCGTGCTCACGCCCGGTGAATAG